In one window of Cynocephalus volans isolate mCynVol1 chromosome 6, mCynVol1.pri, whole genome shotgun sequence DNA:
- the TGFB1I1 gene encoding transforming growth factor beta-1-induced transcript 1 protein, whose amino-acid sequence MEDLDALLSDLETTTHMPRSGALKDHPPEPATPPPPYGHQPQTGSGESSGASGDKDHLYSTVCKPRSPKPAAPGAPPFSSSSGVLGTGLCELDRLLQELNATQFNITDEIMSQFPSSKVASGEQKEDQSEDKKRPSPPPSPSPILPKPSATSATLELDRLMASLSDFRVQNHLPATGPTQPPVASSMSESSPSPPGPTSEGSLDTMLGLLQSDLSRRGVPTQAKGLCGSCNKPIAGQVVTALGRAWHPEHFVCGGCSTALGGSSFFEKDGAPFCPECYFERFSPRCGFCNQPIRHKMVTALGTHWHPEHFCCVSCREPFGDEGFHEREGRPYCRRDFLQLFAPRCQGCQGPILDNYISALSALWHPDCFVCRECFAPFSGGSFFEHEGRPLCENHFHARRGSLCATCGLPVTGRCVSALGRRFHPDHFTCTFCLRPLTKGSFQERAGKPYCQPCFLKLFG is encoded by the exons ATGGAGGACCTGG ATGCCCTGCTCTCTGACCTGGAGACCACCACACACATGCCAAGGTCAGGGGCTCTAAAAGACCATCCCCCAGAGCCAGCCACACCTCCCCCACCCTATGGTCACCAGCCACAG ACAGGGTCTGGAGAGTCTTCAGGAGCCTCTGGGGACAAAGACCATCTGTACAG TACGGTATGCAAGCCTCGGTCCCCAAAGCCTGCAGCCCCTGGCGCTCCTCCATTCTCCTCTTCAAGTGGTGTCTTGGGCACTGGGCTCTGTGAGCTAGACCGGTTGCTTCAGGAACTTAATGCCACCCAGTTCAACATCACAG aTGAAATAATGTCTCAGTTCCCATCTAGCAAGGTGGCTTCAGGAGAACAGAAGGAGGATCAATCTGAAGACAAGAAAAGACCCAGCCC CCCTCCCAGCCCTTCCCCTATCCTCCCAAAGCCTTCGGCCACCTCGGCCACTCTGGAGCTGGATAGACTGATGGCATCACTCTCTGACTTTCGCGTCCAGAACCAT CTTCCAGCTACTGGGCCAACCCAGCCACCGGTGGCGAGCTCCATGAGTGAGAGCTCCCCATCCCCACCAGGGCCGACTAGCGAGGGTAGCCTGGACACCATGCTGGGGCTACTGCAGTCTGACCTCAGTCGCCGTGGTGTTCCCACCCAGGCCAAGGGCCTCTGTGGCTCCTGCAATAAACCTATTGCTGGGCAA GTGGTGACGGCTCTGGGCCGCGCCTGGCATCCTGAGCACTTCGTTTGCGGTGGCTGTTCCACGGCCCTCGGAGGCAGCAGCTTCTTTGAGAAGGATGGGGCCCCCTTCTGCCCCGAGTGCTACTTTGAGCGCTTCTCGCCACGATGTGGCTTCTGCAACCAACCCATCCGACAC AAGATGGTTACCGCCTTGGGCACCCACTGGCACCCAGAGCATTTCTGCTGCGTCAGTTGCAGGGAGCCCTTCGGAGATGAGG GTTTCCACGAGCGGGAGGGTCGCCCCTACTGCCGCCGGGACTTCCTGCAGCTGTTTGCCCCGCGCTGCCAGGGCTGCCAGGGCCCCATTCTGGATAACTACATCTCGGCGCTTAGCGCGCTCTGGCACCCGGACTGTTTCGTCTGCAGG GAATGCTTCGCGCCCTTCTCGGGAGGCAGCTTTTTCGAGCACGAGGGCCGCCCGCTGTGCGAGAATCATTTCCACGCGCGGCGCGGCTCTCTGTGCGCCACGTGTGGCCTCCCAGTGACCGGCCGCTGCGTGTCGGCCCTGGGCCGCCGCTTCCACCCGGACCACTTCACCTGCACCTTCTGCCTGCGCCCGCTCACCAAGGGCTCTTTCCAGGAGCGCGCGGGCAAACCCTACTGCCAGCCCTGCTTCCTTAAGCTCTTTGGCTGA
- the ARMC5 gene encoding armadillo repeat-containing protein 5 isoform X1, with protein sequence MAAGKPTLTDSLSFCLAQLTAAAGASLAGGKDPATNETPLGRALLALRTRHIKASGGIERFRARGGLRPLLALLRQAAAAGPAPSQAGPAPSPVTSAVSAGPAPSPGPAPSTLSSTPSPPVRLRKTLDLALSILANCCTEGACRAEVRRLGGILPLVTILQCVKTDSIQNRTARALGNLAMEPESCGDIHSAGAVPLLVESLTACQDSQCLQSVVRALRNLADSPQHRLALAQQGAVRPLAELLAAAPDPALTSALVRALLELSRGCSRACAEQLSLGGGLGPLVSLASHPKRAVREATILILANLCAQGLVRPALGNAGGVEVLLGELRRRRGPNGAGPASQQPLVRAVCLLCREAINRARLRDAGGLELLMGLLRDPRASAWHPRVVAALVGFLYDTGALGRLQALGLVPLLAGQLCGEAGDEEEEGREAASWDFPEERTPEPAEAGSFRSLRSWLISEGYAAGPGDISPDRSPEHCPPLESTEPASPTPGWTTLRAPSTLCTPGRCPAAATEEPWGREGPALLLLSRFSQASDPSGALVTGPALCGLLAYVTGAPGPPSPRALRILARLTCNPACLEAFVRSYGAALLRAWLVLGIAPDDWPTPRARPTRRSQHRELGEMLLQNLTVQAESPFGVGALTHLLLSGSPEDRVACALTLPFICRKPSLWRRLLLDQGGLRLLLMALTQPAPHPLFLFFAADSLSCLQGLMSPTVSPALPPAIPWDLDSPSPCLYARLLDPAPIPAPDLHFLLDSGLQLPALRAASATASPFFRALLSGSFAEAQMDLVPLRGLSSSAAWPILHHLHGCRGCGAVLGPVPPPGEPLLGSEAEEALEAAGRFLLPELEEELEEAVSHIHLGPQGGPESVAEVFRLGRPRLAAHCAQWTLGPGQCPRKRALALVGLVEAAGEETGPLTEALLAVVMGIKSGTRVPA encoded by the exons ATGGCGGCTGGGAAGCCAACCCTCACGGACTCGCTCTCGTTCTGCCTCGCGCAGCTCACGGCGGCGGCCGGGGCGAGTCTCGCGGGGGGAAAGGACCCAGCTACCAACGAGACACCCCTGGGCCGTGCGCTCTTAGCCCTCCGCACGCGCCACATCAAGGCATCGGGGGGAATCGAGCGCTTCCGGGCACGCGGCGGGCTCCGTCCCCTTCTCGCGCTGCTACGACAAGCGGCTGCAGCGGGCCCCGCCCCGTCCCaggccggccccgccccctcgcCTGTCACGTCAGCTGTTTCTgccggccccgccccctcgcCGGGCCCCGCCCCCTCTACTTTGTCGTCGACGCCTTCGCCGCCAGTGCGCCTGCGTAAGACCCTGGACTTGGCGCTCAGCATCTTGGCTAACTGCTGTACGGAAGGGGCGTGCCGGGCTGAAGTGCGCAGACTCGGAGGCATTCTTCCTTTAG TGACcattcttcagtgtgtgaagacAGACAGCATCCAGAACCGAACAGCCCGTGCCCTGGGGAACTTAGCCATGGAACCTGAGAGCTGTGGGGACATCCACTCTGCTG gCGCTGTTCCCCTGCTTGTTGAGAGCCTGACAGCGTGCCAGGACTCACAGTGTCTGCAGAGTGTGGTGCGTGCCCTCCGCAACCTGGCGGACTCACCCCAGCATCGCCTGGCCTTGGCACAGCAGGGAGCAGTGCGCCCTCTGGCTGAGCTCCTGGCTGCTGCCCCAGACCCCGCACTGACCTCGGCCCTAGTCCGTGCCCTCCTGGAACTCAGCCGAGGCTGCTCCCGGGCCTGTGCTGAGCAGCTGAGTCTGGGCGGGGGACTAGGCCCACTTGTCAGCCTGGCTTCTCACCCTAAACGGGCGGTACGTGAGGCAACCATCCTGATCCTTGCCAATCTGTGTGCCCAGGGTCTGGTGCGGCCTGCACTGGGCAATGCTGGTGGTGTCGAGGTGCTGCTAGGTGAGCTCCGGCGGCGCCGGGGCCCCAATGGGGCTGGCCCAGCCTCCCAGCAGCCCCTGGTGCGGGCTGTGTGCCTGCTGTGCCGGGAGGCCATCAATCGTGCCCGGCTGCGGGATGCTGGAGGTTTGGAGCTGCTGATGGGCCTGCTGCGGGACCCTCGTGCCAGTGCCTGGCACCCTCGCGTTGTggctgccctcgtgggcttcctcTATGATACTGGGGCCCTGGGCCGGCTACAGGCCCTGGGACTTGTACCTCTCCTGGCTGGACAGTTGTGTGGTGAGGCTGGcgatgaggaagaggagggaagagaagcTGCTTCCTGGGACTTCCCTGAGGAGCGGACCCCTGAGCCGGCAGAGGCTGGAAGCTTCCGAAGCCTCAG GTCGTGGCTAATCTCCGAGGGCTATGCCGCGGGACCCGGAGATATCTCTCCAGACAGGTCTCCTGAGCATTGTCCACCACTGGAGTCGACGGAGCcggccagccccaccccaggctgGACCACACTTCGGGCGCCCAGCACACTGTGCACACCCGGCCGCTGCCCTGCCGCGGCCACTGAGGAGCCTTGGGGCCGTGAGGGGCCAgcgctgctgctgctgtcacGCTTCTCCCAGGCCTCCGACCCGAGTGGGGCGCTGGTGACTGGCCCCGCGCTGTGCGGCCTACTGGCCTATGTGACAGGTGCACCCGGCCCGCCGAGCCCGCGTGCACTGCGCATCCTGGCGCGCCTCACCTGCAACCCTGCCTGCCTCGAGGCCTTCGTGCGCAGCTATGGCGCGGCACTGCTGCGCGCCTGGCTGGTGCTGGGCATCGCGCCAGATGACTGGCCCACGCCGCGTGCCCGGCCCACTCGCCGCAGCCAGCACCGAGAACTGG GTGAGATGCTGCTGCAGAACCTGACCGTACAGGCCGAATCGCCCTTTGGAGTAGGTGCCCTCACTCACTTGCTGCTCTCTGGGAGCCCTGAAGACCGTGTGGCCTGTGCACTGACCCTTCCCTTCATCTGCCG gAAGCCCTCTCTGTGGCGCCGGCTACTTCTGGACCAGGGCGGCCTCCGTCTCCTTCTCATGGCACTAACCCAACCAGCTCCACACCCGCTCTTCCTCTTCTTTGCCGCAGactccctttcctgcctccaaGGTCTGATGTCTCCCACTGTGAGCCCAGCTCTCCCACCTGCAATCCCTTGGGATCTAGACTCACCTTCCCCTTGCCTCTATGCACGTCTGCTGGACCCAGCCCCCATCCCTGCTCCTGACCTGCACTTCCTACTGGACTCAGGCCTACAGCTCCCTGCCCTGCGAGCAGCCTCGGCTACTGCCTCCCCTTTTTTCCGGGCCCTGCTATCTGGCAGCTTTGCTGAAGCCCAGATGGACCTGGTGCCACTGCGAGGACTGTCATCCAGTGCAGCCTGGCCCATCCTGCATCATTTGCATGGCTGCCGGGGCTGTGGTGCTGTCCTGGGGCCCGTGCCCCCACCAGGTGAGCCTCTGCTGGGCTCAGAGGCTGAGGAGGCATTGGAGGCTGCTGGCCGTTTCCTGCTGCCTgagctggaggaggagctggaagaggccgTGAGCCACATCCACCTGGGACCCCAGGGTGGCCCAGAGTCAGTGGCTGAGGTGTTCCGCTTGGGCCGGCCCCGGCTGGCCGCCCACTGTGCCCAATGGACACTAGGGCCCGGGCAGTGCCCACGGAAGCGGGCCCTGGCCCTGGTGGGGCTTGTGGAGGCAGCGGGGGAGGAGACAGGGCCCCTGACAGAGGCTCTGCTGGCTGTGGTGATGGGAATTAAGTCAGGGACAAGGGTCCCAGCCTAG
- the ARMC5 gene encoding armadillo repeat-containing protein 5 isoform X2, producing MAAGKPTLTDSLSFCLAQLTAAAGASLAGGKDPATNETPLGRALLALRTRHIKASGGIERFRARGGLRPLLALLRQAAAAGPAPSQAGPAPSPVTSAVSAGPAPSPGPAPSTLSSTPSPPVRLRKTLDLALSILANCCTEGACRAEVRRLGGILPLVTILQCVKTDSIQNRTARALGNLAMEPESCGDIHSAGAVPLLVESLTACQDSQCLQSVVRALRNLADSPQHRLALAQQGAVRPLAELLAAAPDPALTSALVRALLELSRGCSRACAEQLSLGGGLGPLVSLASHPKRAVREATILILANLCAQGLVRPALGNAGGVEVLLGELRRRRGPNGAGPASQQPLVRAVCLLCREAINRARLRDAGGLELLMGLLRDPRASAWHPRVVAALVGFLYDTGALGRLQALGLVPLLAGQLCGEAGDEEEEGREAASWDFPEERTPEPAEAGSFRSLRSWLISEGYAAGPGDISPDRSPEHCPPLESTEPASPTPGWTTLRAPSTLCTPGRCPAAATEEPWGREGPALLLLSRFSQASDPSGALVTGPALCGLLAYVTGAPGPPSPRALRILARLTCNPACLEAFVRSYGAALLRAWLVLGIAPDDWPTPRARPTRRSQHRELGEMLLQNLTVQAESPFGVGALTHLLLSGSPEDRVACALTLPFICRKPSLWRRLLLDQGGLRLLLMALTQPAPHPLFLFFAADSLSCLQGLQLPALRAASATASPFFRALLSGSFAEAQMDLVPLRGLSSSAAWPILHHLHGCRGCGAVLGPVPPPGEPLLGSEAEEALEAAGRFLLPELEEELEEAVSHIHLGPQGGPESVAEVFRLGRPRLAAHCAQWTLGPGQCPRKRALALVGLVEAAGEETGPLTEALLAVVMGIKSGTRVPA from the exons ATGGCGGCTGGGAAGCCAACCCTCACGGACTCGCTCTCGTTCTGCCTCGCGCAGCTCACGGCGGCGGCCGGGGCGAGTCTCGCGGGGGGAAAGGACCCAGCTACCAACGAGACACCCCTGGGCCGTGCGCTCTTAGCCCTCCGCACGCGCCACATCAAGGCATCGGGGGGAATCGAGCGCTTCCGGGCACGCGGCGGGCTCCGTCCCCTTCTCGCGCTGCTACGACAAGCGGCTGCAGCGGGCCCCGCCCCGTCCCaggccggccccgccccctcgcCTGTCACGTCAGCTGTTTCTgccggccccgccccctcgcCGGGCCCCGCCCCCTCTACTTTGTCGTCGACGCCTTCGCCGCCAGTGCGCCTGCGTAAGACCCTGGACTTGGCGCTCAGCATCTTGGCTAACTGCTGTACGGAAGGGGCGTGCCGGGCTGAAGTGCGCAGACTCGGAGGCATTCTTCCTTTAG TGACcattcttcagtgtgtgaagacAGACAGCATCCAGAACCGAACAGCCCGTGCCCTGGGGAACTTAGCCATGGAACCTGAGAGCTGTGGGGACATCCACTCTGCTG gCGCTGTTCCCCTGCTTGTTGAGAGCCTGACAGCGTGCCAGGACTCACAGTGTCTGCAGAGTGTGGTGCGTGCCCTCCGCAACCTGGCGGACTCACCCCAGCATCGCCTGGCCTTGGCACAGCAGGGAGCAGTGCGCCCTCTGGCTGAGCTCCTGGCTGCTGCCCCAGACCCCGCACTGACCTCGGCCCTAGTCCGTGCCCTCCTGGAACTCAGCCGAGGCTGCTCCCGGGCCTGTGCTGAGCAGCTGAGTCTGGGCGGGGGACTAGGCCCACTTGTCAGCCTGGCTTCTCACCCTAAACGGGCGGTACGTGAGGCAACCATCCTGATCCTTGCCAATCTGTGTGCCCAGGGTCTGGTGCGGCCTGCACTGGGCAATGCTGGTGGTGTCGAGGTGCTGCTAGGTGAGCTCCGGCGGCGCCGGGGCCCCAATGGGGCTGGCCCAGCCTCCCAGCAGCCCCTGGTGCGGGCTGTGTGCCTGCTGTGCCGGGAGGCCATCAATCGTGCCCGGCTGCGGGATGCTGGAGGTTTGGAGCTGCTGATGGGCCTGCTGCGGGACCCTCGTGCCAGTGCCTGGCACCCTCGCGTTGTggctgccctcgtgggcttcctcTATGATACTGGGGCCCTGGGCCGGCTACAGGCCCTGGGACTTGTACCTCTCCTGGCTGGACAGTTGTGTGGTGAGGCTGGcgatgaggaagaggagggaagagaagcTGCTTCCTGGGACTTCCCTGAGGAGCGGACCCCTGAGCCGGCAGAGGCTGGAAGCTTCCGAAGCCTCAG GTCGTGGCTAATCTCCGAGGGCTATGCCGCGGGACCCGGAGATATCTCTCCAGACAGGTCTCCTGAGCATTGTCCACCACTGGAGTCGACGGAGCcggccagccccaccccaggctgGACCACACTTCGGGCGCCCAGCACACTGTGCACACCCGGCCGCTGCCCTGCCGCGGCCACTGAGGAGCCTTGGGGCCGTGAGGGGCCAgcgctgctgctgctgtcacGCTTCTCCCAGGCCTCCGACCCGAGTGGGGCGCTGGTGACTGGCCCCGCGCTGTGCGGCCTACTGGCCTATGTGACAGGTGCACCCGGCCCGCCGAGCCCGCGTGCACTGCGCATCCTGGCGCGCCTCACCTGCAACCCTGCCTGCCTCGAGGCCTTCGTGCGCAGCTATGGCGCGGCACTGCTGCGCGCCTGGCTGGTGCTGGGCATCGCGCCAGATGACTGGCCCACGCCGCGTGCCCGGCCCACTCGCCGCAGCCAGCACCGAGAACTGG GTGAGATGCTGCTGCAGAACCTGACCGTACAGGCCGAATCGCCCTTTGGAGTAGGTGCCCTCACTCACTTGCTGCTCTCTGGGAGCCCTGAAGACCGTGTGGCCTGTGCACTGACCCTTCCCTTCATCTGCCG gAAGCCCTCTCTGTGGCGCCGGCTACTTCTGGACCAGGGCGGCCTCCGTCTCCTTCTCATGGCACTAACCCAACCAGCTCCACACCCGCTCTTCCTCTTCTTTGCCGCAGactccctttcctgcctccaaG GCCTACAGCTCCCTGCCCTGCGAGCAGCCTCGGCTACTGCCTCCCCTTTTTTCCGGGCCCTGCTATCTGGCAGCTTTGCTGAAGCCCAGATGGACCTGGTGCCACTGCGAGGACTGTCATCCAGTGCAGCCTGGCCCATCCTGCATCATTTGCATGGCTGCCGGGGCTGTGGTGCTGTCCTGGGGCCCGTGCCCCCACCAGGTGAGCCTCTGCTGGGCTCAGAGGCTGAGGAGGCATTGGAGGCTGCTGGCCGTTTCCTGCTGCCTgagctggaggaggagctggaagaggccgTGAGCCACATCCACCTGGGACCCCAGGGTGGCCCAGAGTCAGTGGCTGAGGTGTTCCGCTTGGGCCGGCCCCGGCTGGCCGCCCACTGTGCCCAATGGACACTAGGGCCCGGGCAGTGCCCACGGAAGCGGGCCCTGGCCCTGGTGGGGCTTGTGGAGGCAGCGGGGGAGGAGACAGGGCCCCTGACAGAGGCTCTGCTGGCTGTGGTGATGGGAATTAAGTCAGGGACAAGGGTCCCAGCCTAG
- the LOC134380439 gene encoding LOW QUALITY PROTEIN: zinc finger protein 501-like (The sequence of the model RefSeq protein was modified relative to this genomic sequence to represent the inferred CDS: deleted 1 base in 1 codon), with amino-acid sequence MESAAPEVAKENPYGVEWQRNGTSGSLGVPRSPLDCEVVPPQRPFLVWPGQPAAQEMMLGLQYLCRSGSGPGRKETPAKTNCLAVPKTFECRKCGLTSACLPDLIHHQSSHAGDKSYSCPECGKSFRRGSDLVKHHRVHTGEKPYPCPECGRFFSLIQHRRSHSGLRPHKCLECGEAFGRSLDLVKHQRVHTGEKPYTYAECGKTFSLSSNLIQRQRTHTGEKPCRCGDCGKSFSLSSNLLQHQRSHTGEKPYHCAWCSDSFGRSSYLLKHQRSHTGEKPYNCYECGKNSTNSSDCLRHQRTHNEEQPFKCPECGRGFSERTQFTEHQRIHLGEQPYACSECGKSFYHSSKLLKHQRSHTGEKPYKCPDCSKSFVDSSNLLRHQHVHVGQKPYACSECGKSFSQSSHLLVHQVPHSGEKPFVCLQCGKAFAHSSNLGQHQRTHQGGSLCKYPRLHF; translated from the exons ATGGAGTCGGCGGCTCCAGAAGTGGCGAAGGAGAACCCGTACGGGGTGGAGTGGCAGAGGAACGGGACATCAGGGTCCCTGGGAGTCCCCAGGTCGCCCCTGGATTGCGAGGTGGTTCCACCTCAGCGGCCCTTCCTGGTGTGGCCCGGGCAGCCGGCCGCCCAGGAAATGATGCTGGGCCTGCAATACCTATGTAGGTCAGGCTCTGGCCCTGGAAGGAAAGAAACCCCTGCCAAGACTAACTGTCTTGCAGTC CCAAAAACCTTCGAGTGCCGGAAGTGTGGACTGACCTCAGCCTGCCTCCCTGACCTCATTCACCACCAAAGCAGCCACGCGGGTGACAAGTCTTACAGCTGTCCGGAGTGTGGCAAAAGCTTCCGACGTGGCTCAGATCTGGTTAAGCACCACCGGGTACACACTGGTGAAAAACCGTACCCTTGTCCCGAGTGTGGCCGTTTCTTCAGCCTCATCCAACACCGTCGCTCCCATTCAGGCCTCCGGCCCCACAAGTGCCTGGAGTGCGGGGAGGCCTTTGGCCGCAGCTTGGACCTGGTTAAACACCAACGGGTTCACACGGGTGAGAAGCCCTACACATATGCTGAGTGTGGTAAGACTTTCAGCCTTAGCTCCAACCTGATCCAACGTCAGCGCACGCACACCGGTGAAAAGCCCTGCCGCTGTGGGGActgcggcaagagcttcagcCTTAGCTCCAACCTGTTGCAGCACCAGCGCTCACACACGGGTGAGAAGCCCTACCACTGTGCCTGGTGCAGTGACAGCTTTGGGCGCAGCTCGTATCTGCTCAAGCACCAGCGTTCACACACTGGTGAGAAGCCCTACAATTGCTATGAGTGTGGCAAGAACTCCACCAACAGCTCGGACTGCCTACGGCACCAGCGCACCCACAATGAAGAGCAGCCCTTCAAGTGTCCTGAATGCGGCCGTGGCTTTAGTGAGCGCACTCAGTTCACTGAGCACCAGCGCATCCACTTGGGTGAACAACCCTATGCCTGTTCAGAATGTGGCAAAAGCTTTTACCACAGCTCAAAGCTCCTTAAACACCAACGATCACACACGGGTGAGAAGCCCTACAAGTGCCCTGACTGCAGCAAGAGTTTTGTGGACAGTTCGAATCTGCTGCGGCACCAGCATGTTCACGTGGGCCAGAAACCTTATGCTTGCAGTGAGTGTGGTAAGAGCTTCAGCCAGAGCTCCCACCTGCTCGTTCACCAGGTGCCCCACAGCGGTGAGAAGCCATTTGTCTGCCTGCAGTGTGGCAAGGCCTTTGCCCACAGCTCCAACCTGGGCCAGCACCAGCGGACACACCAGGGCGGCAGCCTCTGCAAATATCCCAGGCTTCATTTTTAG
- the LOC134381010 gene encoding zinc finger protein 835-like: protein MVTSLLLAHHRVHTGLKPYVCPQCKKSFEDWSKLTHHQRIHIDERPFCCSNCSDGFNQKTSLTQHIHLHTREKPYMCGECGENFNLCSKHKPQAPLQGSTVHLPSLIPAPLTPSPAFPLHQGLLQSPDSKFTLGGAPKAATAAKFICFGCVQCGKRFPQSSSLIQHRKIHLAKKPPLYAEYGRSFHQHVHLVTHQRVHSREWPFACPECKESFREAWRLTRHRQATHPAAQEAGGQGVQEPSECGTCEKQFRQQAALDQHRQTQGADRPYCCGQCARGFGESTKLLHYQRTHTGEKPYRCLQCRKAFSQRSNHTRHQRTHVVQP, encoded by the exons ATGGTCACCTCTCTGCTGCTGGCTCACCACAGAGTGCACACTGGTCTGAAGCCCTATGTCTGTCCCCAGTGCAAGAAGTCTTTTGAGGATTGGTCAAAGCTGACACaccatcagagaattcacatagATGAGCGTCCCTTCTGCTGCTCCAACTGCAGTGACGGCTTTAATCAGAAGACCTCCCTGACCCAGCACATCCACCTGCACACACGGGAAAAGCCTTATATGTGTGGGGAGTGTGGGGAGAACTTCAACCTCTGTAGCAAGCACAAGCCCCAGGCACCACTTCAGGGCTCCAC TGTTCATCTGCCCTCCCTCATTCCTGCTCCACTCACCCCATCCCCTGCATTCCCGCTGCATCAGGGACTCCTGCAGAGTCCAGATTCCAAGTTCACCCTGGGTGGTGCACCAAAGGCGGCCACGGCTGCCAAGTTCATCTGCTTTGG CTGTGTCCAGTGTGGGAAGCGCTTCCCCCAGAGCTCCTCCCTGATCCAGCACAGAAAGATCCACTTAGCCAAAAAGCCACCCCTGTATGCGGAGTATGGCCGCAGCTTTCATCAGCACGTGCACCTGGTCACCCACCAGCGCGTGCACTCCAGGGAATGGCCATTTGCCTGCCCGGAGTGCAAGGAGAGCTTTCGGGAGGCCTGGAGGTTGACCAGGCACCGTCAGGCCACCCATCCGGCAGCTCAGGAGGCTGGGGGACAGGGGGTCCAAGAGCCATCCGAATGTGGGACGTGTGAGAAGCAGTTCAGGCAGCAGGCTGCTCTCGATCAGCACAGGCAGACGCAGGGCGCAGACCGGCCCTACTGCTGCGGCCAATGTGCACGTGGCTTTGGAGAGAGCACCAAACTCCTTCACTACCAGAGAacccacactggagagaagccctaccGCTGTCTCCAGTGCAGGAAGGCTTTCAGCCAGAGATCTAACCACACCAGACACCAAAGGACCCACGTGGTGCAGCCTTAG